The genomic DNA TGGGGCTGCTGCTGTTCGGGGTGAAGTTCGCCTTCCTGCTGGCCACCGTGGCCACGGTGTTCAGCCTCATCCCCATCTTCGGCACCATCCTGAGCTCGGTGCCCATCGTGCTCATCGCGCTGGCGGATGGAGTCCAGAAGGGGTTCCTCATCCTGCTGTGGATCATCGGCATCCACGCGCTGGAGGCCTACTTCCTCAACCCGAAGATCATGGGCTCGGCGGCGCGCATCCACCCGGTCATCGTGGCCTTCAGCCTCATCGCCGGGGAGAAGATGTTCGGCCTGGTGGGCGCGCTCTTCGCGGTGCCCGTGGCGTCCATCGTGGTGGCCTGCTTCGACTACGCCCGTCTCAAGGCGCAGCCGGCACAGTCCGCGGCGCTCGAGCTGCCTGGCGCCTCGGAGTAACCGTCCGTCCCTCGGACGAGGGGTTCAACCCTGGCAGGCGGCCTCGCAGCGCGACTCGCGGCAGATGACGAGGCAGCGCCCGCAGTCGAGGCCGTTCTCGGGGCAGTCCCCGGCGCACCGCACATTGGAGCAGCTGGGCCCGTCCTCCACATGGGTGGGCCGGGTCCCCAGGCCACAGCAGGCGTTCCCCGTGCAGTCCGAGTCGGTGTAGCAGACGCGGTTGGACTCGGGCGTCGGGGTCTCGCCGAAGTCCAGGTCCACGGGCTCACATCCGGACAGCAGCGCGAGCACCGCCCCCAGGGCGAGGGCGGAGCGGGTAACGGAACGGATACGGCGCATGCGGCGAGCCTCCTGGTGAGGCTCGGAGTCTAGCGGTTCATCGAGCCGAGGAACTCGGCGTTCGCCGCGGTGGGGCGCATGTGCTTGAGCACGAACTCCATCGCGTCGATGGGCGTGAAGGGGTGGAGCACCTGGCGCAGGGCCGTGATGCGCACGAGGTCCGCCTGGGTCAGCAGCAGCTCTTCCTTGCGAGTGCCGGACTTGTTGATGTCCAGCGTGGGGAAGATGCGCTTTTCCATCAGCTTGCGGTCCAGGACGATTTCGGAGTTACCCGTGCCCTTGAACTCCTCGAAGATGACCTCGTCCATGCGGCTGCCGGTGTCGATGAGCGCCGTGCCGATGATGGTGAGGCTGCCACCCTCCTCGATGTTGCGCGCGGCGCCGAAGAAGCGCTTGGGCTTGTGCAGGGCGTTGGCGTCCACGCCACCCGAGAGGATCTTCCCCGAGGCGGGCACCACCGTGTTGTAGGCGCGCGCCAGGCGGGTGATGGAGTCGAGCAGGATGCACACGTCGTACTTCTGCTCGACCAGGCGCTTGGCCTTGTCGATGACCATCTCGGCCACCTGCACGTGGCGCGTGGCGGGCTCGTCGAAGGTGGAGCTGACCACCTCGCCGCGCACGTTGCGCGCCATGTCCGTCACTTCCTCGGGGCGCTCGTCCACGAGCAGCACGATGAGGTAGACGTCCGGGTGGTTCTTGGAGATGGCGTGCGCGATGTTCTGCAGCAGCACCGTCTTGCCCGCCTTGGGCGGCGCCACGATGAGGCAGCGCTGGCCGAGGCCAATGGGGCAGAACATGTCGATGATGCGCGTGGTCATCTCCGCCCCGTCGTGCTCGAGCTTGAGCTTGCGCGTGGGGTAGAGCGGCGTGAGGTTGTCGAAGAGGATGCGCTCGCGCGTCACCTCGGACAAGGGGTCGGCGAAGTTGACCTTGTCCACCTTCTGCAACGCGAAGAAGCGCTCGCCCTCGCGCGGCTGGCGGATGGGCCCCGTCACCGTGTCACCCGGCCGCAGGTTGAAGCGGCGCACCTGCGAGGGCGACACATAGAGGTCGTCCGGGCTCGCCTGGTAGTCGCTGTCCGCGCTGCGCAGGAAGCCGAAGCCGTCGCTGAGCAGTTCCAGCACGCCTTCCGCGTGCACCTCGAACTTTTTGTCCGCGATTCCCGACAGCAGCGAGAAGATGAGGTCCTGCTTCTTGAGCCCCTGGTAGCCCTCGATGCCGAAGTCGTGGGCCATCTTCGCCAGGTCGGTGATCTTCATGCGCTTGAGGTCATTGAGCTTGATGACCTGCATGGGCGCGCCATCGCGCGTCACCTCGGTGACCACGGGAGCTTCCGGGGCCTCGGGGGCCGGGGCCGGAGCCGAGGGCTCCTCTTCATGCGCCTCGGCGGCGCGGGCCTCCTGGTACTCGTCGTCCCGCACGGGGACCGGCTGGGAGGGGATGGGCGTGAGCACCGGACGAGGCGGGGCGGCGGGGGCCTCCTCGGCCACGGGCTCCTCCTCGCGGCGGGCCGCCGTCCGGCGGGTCCGCGCGGGCTTCTCGGGCTCCGCCGTCTTGGTCCGCGTCGAGCGGCGCTTGGGCTTCTCCTCCTCCAACTCAACCGGGGGGAGCAACACTTTTTCCTTGGGAGAACGGGCTTTGGCCATGGCGGGGGGTCACTGGCGGCGCGGGGGGCGCGCTTGGGTATGTCGTGTGAACGATGTCCGGGGGGAACGCGGAACGCGAAACGCCCTCAGGGCGGCACCGGGATCCCTTCTTGCCGGGACCACTCGGGTGGAGGAACCTTGTGCTGGGAAGTGGCGCCTGACGGGTAGGACAACAACCCCCATGCGCGCCGCAGGAGGTTATTGACCACCTCCCAAGCTGTCAAGGCATCCTCGCGCCCTACTCAGTCAAGGCAACACCGAGCCAGAATATTTCCGTCCAGCCGCCGAGCCCCCCCGACGTGACCGCCCCGAAAACCGACGACGCCACCCGCATCGCGCAGCTCCGCAAGGAGCTCGCCCACCACAACCACCGCTACTACGTGCTCGATTCTCCGGAGGTGAGCGACGCGGAATACGACCGGCTCATGAGGGAGCTGCAGGAGCTGGAGGCGCGCCATCCGGAGCTCGTCACCGAGGACTCGCCCACCCGGCGGGTGGGCGGCACCCCGGCGGAGAAGTTCGAGAAGGTGCGCCACCTCGTCCCCATGCTGTCGCTGGCCAACGTCTTCGACGACGAGGAGCTGAGCGACTTCGACGAGCGCATCCGCCGCCAGACGGGCCTGGCGAAGGTGGGCTACGTGTGCGAGCCCAAGCTGGACGGACTGGCCATCACCCTGCGCTACGAGCAGGGGCGCTTCGTCCGGGGCGCCACGCGAGGAGACGGCACGGAGGGCGAGGACGTGACGGCCAACCTGCGCACCATCCGCAGCCTGCCCACCGAGCTCCTGGTCCAGGACGGCGTGACGGCTCCCGGCGCCATCGACGTGCGCGGCGAGGTCTTCATCTCCAAGAAGGACTTCAAGCGGCTCAACGACAAGCGGGAAGAAGAAGGCGAGCCGCTCTTCGCCAATCCGCGCAACGCCGCCGCCGGCAGCCTGCGCCAGTTGGATCCACGCATCACCGCCTCGCGGCCCCTGTCGCTCTACCTGTACGAGTGCGTGCCCGGCGAGGGCGTGCCCACCTTCCGCTCGCACACGGAGAAGCTCGGCTACCTGCGCTCGCTCGGCCTGCCGGTGAACCGGGCGGTGACGGTGGAGGACGTGGACGGGGTGCGCGCCCAGTACCGCGCCTCCGTCGAGGGCCGCCATGCCCTGCCCTTCGAGGTGGACGGCATGGTGGTGAAGGTGGACGAGGAGGACCTGCGCCAGCGGCTGGGACAGGTCTCCAAGAGCCCGCGCTGGGCCGTGGCCTACAAATTCCCGCCCGAGGAGGAATCGACGATCGTCGAGTCCATCCAGGTGTACGTGGGCCGCACGGGCGCGCTCACGCCGGTGGCGCACTTGAAGCCGGTGAAGGTGGGCGGCGTCACGGTGAGCCGCGCCACGCTGCACAACGAGGACGAGCTGCGCCGCAAGGACGTGCGCCAGGGGGACACCGTCTTCATCCGCCGCGCGGGTGACGTGATTCCCGAGATCGTCAAGGTGGTGGAGACGAAGCGCCCCGAGGGCACCCAGCCCTTCGTGTTCCCCACCGAGTGTCCGGTCTGCCACGCGGCGGCCACGCGGGACGACGAGGGCGCCATCATCCGCTGCACGGGCGCCACCTGCCCCGCCCAGCTCGTGGAGAAGGTCCGCCACTTCGCCTCGCGCACCGCCCTGGACATCGAGGGCCTGGGGGAGAAGCTCGCCGCGCAGCTCGTGGAGACGGGCCTCGTGAAGACCTTCGCGGACCTCTTCCACCTCACGCGCGAGCGGCTGCTCACGCTCGAGCGCATGGGCGAGAAGAGCGCGGACAACCTGCTGGCGAGCATCGAGCACGCCAAGCAGACGACCCAGCCGCGCTTCCTCTACGCGCTGGGCATCCGCCACGTGGGCGAGTCCACCGCGCGGGTGCTCGCCGAGGCCTACCCCGACGTGCGCGACCTCTACGAGGCCTCGATGGAGGACATCACCCGCGTCAAGGACGTGGGCCCGACGATGGCCGCGGTCATCCATACCTTCTTCCATGAGCCGCTCAACCGCGACGCCATCGAGGCGCTGCTCTCCGCCGGGGTGAAGCCCGCCGCGACCCGCGTCGTCAAGACGGGCCTGTTCGCCGGCCAGACGGTGGTACTCACCGGCGGGATGAGCGGGATGAGCCGGGAGCAGGCCAAGGAGGAAATCGAGCGCCGGGGAGGTAAGGTCTCTGGAAGTGTCTCGCGCAAGACTGACCTCGTGGTGGCGGGCGAGGACGCCGGCAGCAAGCTGAAGAAGGCCCAGGAACTCGGGGTAAGAATCCTGGACGAGCAGGGCTTCCTGCAGCTGCTCCAGACGGACGTGAGAGGATAGGGAGCGTGGGCACCATGGACAGGCGGCGGACAGTCCTGCGGATTCGAGGAAGGGTGCAAGGCGTCTTCTTCCGGGAGAGCACCCGCACCGAGGCCCTGCGGCTGGGACTGACGGGCTGGGTGCGCAACCTCTCGGACGGCTCGGTGGAGGCCCTCGCCGAGGGTCCCCCCGAGGCCCTCGAGGACTTCGTCCGCTGGTGCCATCGCGGTCCCCCCCAGGCCCAGGTCACGGGCGTGGAGCGCGCCGACACCCCGGCACAAGGCGAGTTCACTACCTTCATCGTGGAGCGCAGTTCATGAATCCCTACGCGCCAGCCTCCTTGAGCTCCATGCTGGGCATCAAATCCGGCAGCAAGGTCTCGGTCATCAATCCGCCCCGGGGCTTCGTACAGAAGCTCAACCCCCTGCCCGAGGGCGTGGAATTCCTCATCACCGCCCAGACGGGTCTGGACGTCATCCTCTTCTTCACTCAGGACACCCACGAACTCGTCCAGCGCCTGCCCGCCCTCTCGCGCGCCATGACGCTCCAGGGCGGCATCTGGGTGTGCTGGCCCAGCGGCGAGGGCATCAAGACCGCCCTGTCCGAGGACTTCATCCGCCAGGCCGCGCTCGACATCGGCATGGTGGACAACAAGTTGTGCCTCATCGATTCCACCTGGACGGGCCTGCGCCTGGTGCGCCGCCCCCGGGGCCGCCTGGACAAGCCGGACCACCGCAAACGGGCCCCCACCGCCCAGGCCTGAGGCTCCCTGGGCTGCCAGACGGCGGACATTTTCCACGTCCCGCCTTTACACGCCGGATCAGGCGTGAAAACCTTTCGCTGTTTTCAGGCCTCGGAACTCTCCGCCAGGGGTGGGGGGTTCAGTCGCCAGTGGATTCGAGATTTTGAGACGGGTGCGTTCCCGGCAACCCGGGCGCGCTGGCCGCTCCGAGCTTCTCGCCGCCCCCAAGGCGCCCGCGGATGGGCACCGACCGGGTGAGGAAGGCCAGAAGCCGGGTGGCTCGAGCGCCAGGGCTGCCTCGAACGCTCGATATGGCAAGTCCCCGCCCGGCGAGGTGCCGGTAGCCGCGGGGCGACATGAACTCGGAGGAGCAGGTCGTGGTTCCCTCAGCCCCCCCTCGCGCGCGAACAACCCGCCCCCGCATCCACGGGTGGGACCTCGTCCGCGCACGGAGTGGAGCCGGGACCGCCTCTCCCCTCGCAGCGCGCTCGGAAGCAGGAGACGCCGTCGCCTCCCGTCCGCCGGAGCTCACGCCTCCTCGCGCGCGCCCAGGATTCGTCCATGAGCAGCATCCTCGTCATCAACGCCGCGGGCCGGGAGACCCGGGTCGCCCTCGTCGAGAACGGGCACATCGCGGAGTTCTACCTCGAGCGCAAGAAGGACAAGGGAGTCGTCGGTAACATCTACAAGGGTCGCGTGGTCCGGGTGCTCCCCGGCATGCAGGCGGCCTTTGTCGACATCGGGCTGGAGAAAGCGGCCTTCCTCTACGTCAGTGACGTCGTCTACGACCCGGATTTCGCTCGCGCCCAGTTCGAGCTGACCGAGGGCGAGCACGAAGACGCCCTGGACGTGCCCGAGGAGTCCGAGGCCGTGGCCGCCGAGGAGGCGCACCACGAGCCCGTGCATGAGCCCGCCCATGAGCCCGAGCTCCCCGAGCACGCCCCCGTCGCGGCCGAGGCGTGCGTTCCCGGCGTGGAGGCGGCCCAGGCGCCCCTGACTCCGCCGGAGACGCCCGCCCCCGCCGAGCCCGTCCTCGAGAGCCCCGCCCTGTCCGCCGAGCCCCCCGCTCCCCCGGTTGAACTCGAGGCGGCGCCGGTCGCCCTCGAGTCGCCCGCCGTCCACGAGGCCCCCGTGCCCGTGAGCGAGGCGGCGCCCCCGACCGTGGAACTCGCCCCGGAGGCGGCGCCGGCCGACGCCCTGCTGCCCGCCCCGGCCGCCGAGACGGCCCCCGTGGCCGAGGCCCCGTCGGCTCGTCCGGAGACGGCCTCCGGTGAGCGCCGCGCCCCTCGGGACAATCGCGAGGCCGCGCGCGAGGCCCGCGAGACCCGCCGCGACTCGAAGGACCGCGAGAAGGACAAGGTCCGCAAGCAGCGCGAGGAGCCGCAGCGCAAGCGAGAGGACGACAAGAGCAAACCGCGCAAGACGGCGAAGATCGAGGAGCTGCTCAAGGTGGGCCAGGAGGTCGTGGTCCAGATCTCCAAGGATCCCATCGGCACCAAGGGCGCGCGCCTCACCTCGCACATCTCCATCCCGGGCCGCCACCTGGTGTTCATGCCCACGGTGGACCACGTGGGCATCAGCCGCCGCATCTCCAACGAGAAGGAGCGCAAGCGCCTGCGGGAGATGGTCGATCGCTTCCGTCCGCCCGGCACCGGCTTCATCGTGCGCACGGTGGCCGAGAACGTGCCCCAGGAGAAGCTCGAGAGCGACATCCGCTTCCTCATCGAGGTGTGGAATCAGGTCGTGCGCCGCAACGAGAAGCGCGGTGGCTCGGGCCTGCTGCATCCGGACCTGGACCTCATCCTGCGCGCCACGCGCGACCTCTTCGCCCATGACGTGGAGAAGCTGGTCGTGGATGACCGCGAGGAGTACGAGCGCATCCTCGGCTTCGTGAACGCGCAGGATCCGGCGCTCAAGGACCGGGTGGTGCTGCACGAGTCGGACGAGCCCATCTTCGACGCCTACGGCATCGAGCACGAGCTGCAGCGCGCCACCCAGCGCAAGGTGTGGCTCAAGAGCGGCGGCTACCTCATCATCGACCAGGCCGAGGCGCTCACCGCCATCGACGTCAACTCGGGCCGCTACGTCGGCAAGAAGAGCCTCGAGGAGACGATCACCAAGATCAACGTCGAGGCGGCCAAGGAGATCGTCTACCAGCTGCGGCTGCGCAACATCGGCGGCATCATCATCTGCGACTTCATCGACATGGAGAAGCCGCAGAACCGCGACAAGGTCTTCAAGTCGCTGCAGGAAGCGTTGGGGCGGGACAAGGCCAAGACGAACGTGCTGCGCATCTCCGAGCTGGGCCTGGTGGAGATGACGCGCAAGCGCGTGCGCGAGTCCATCGGCCGCGTCCTCCACGAGGACTGCCCGTACTGCGACGGCAAGGGCTTCGTGAAGACGGCCACCACCGTGGCCTACGAGATCTTCGGGGAGATCCGCCGCGAGGCTCCGGGCTACAAGGATCCCACGCTCGTCATCAACTGCAACGCCGAGGTGGCGCGTCTGCTCCAGGGCGAGGAGCGGCAGGAACTGCGCCACCTGATGGACCGCTACAACAAGTCCATCCAGGTGAAGGCGCAGCAGAACTACCACCGCGAGCAATACGACGTGTACGGCCGCAGCGCCCAGGGAGGAGACCACAAGGTGGCCTCGTCACCGGGCTCCGGAGACGGCGAGCTGTCCATGCAACGTCGGCCGGAAAGCGGCGGCGGCGGTGAGCGAGGCTTCCGCTCGGAAGGCAACCGGGAACGGGAGCGCGACCGTGGCGGTGGAGGGGGTGGCCGGGACCGGGAGCGCGGCGGCGGTGGCGGAGGAGGCGGTGGGGGTCGGGAGCGCGACCGAGGTGGAGGCCGCGACCGCAATGGAGGCCGCGACCGCAACCGCGGAGGTGAGCAACGTCGCTCCGAGCCGCGTGAGGCACGAGGGCAGGCGCCCTCGACGGGCGAGGCCCAAGGCACGGGCTCCGCTCCGCCCTCCTCCTCGGGAGGGGGCAACAACGGGTCCGGAAACGGACACTGAGTCCGTCCTTCCACCCGGGCCTGAACACGAGCCCGGGTGATGGGACGCCAGGGGGGCAAGCGAGTGAGGACTCCCCCTGGCCGAGCCCCCTCGGCATTGGCTAGCCTGGAGGACTCGGATGTGGACCTTCCCGCCCCCCCTCCTTCAACGGCTGAGCATGGGTGCACGCCAGTGGCTCCAGTGCACCTGGGCACCCCTGGCTCGGACCCGGGCGGGCCGTTTCGCCGGGGACACGCTGCTCGCGGTACGCGGTCTGGCGCGAGGCTTCCTGGGCGAGAACATCCGCGTGAGGGCCGCGGCGCTCACCTACATCAGCGTCTTCTCCCTGGTGCCCTTGCTGACGGTGGTGCTGGGCATTCTCGGCGCCTACCACCAGCAAGCCTTTCAACACCGTCTCCGGGAATTCATCTCCGCGGTGCTGGCGCCGGGCGTGCGCGAGGAGTCAGCGGCCTTCCTGGAGGGATTCCTCGATCCGGTCAACGCGACGGCCATCGGGAGCGCGGGCTTCCTCGGATTGCTGTTCTCCGCGGGCTCGCTGCTGCACAACATCGATGTCTCGCTGAATGAAATCTGGGGCGTGAAGAACCACCGCTCCTGGTGGATTCGTGGCCTCGTCTACGCGGGATTGCTCCTGCTCGGCCCCCTGATGCTGGCCCTGTCGTTCGCGGGGACGAGCGGCATGCGCTCCCTCCTCGCGGGCACCCATGCCTCCATCTTCCTGGACGTCTTCGAGCTGCTGTTCAGCGCGGTGTCTCCCATCATGATCACCGGGGGGCTCACCCTCATCTACCGGGTGACGCCCAACACCCACGTGCGGATGCGTTCGGCCCTCGCGGGCGGCCTGGTCGCGGGAGTCGCCTGGAGCGTGGCGCGGCACGTGTACACGGGCATCGCCGCCTATGGCTTCCGCAACAACCCGCTCTACGCCTCGCTGGGTGCGCTGCCCATGTTCCTGGCGTGGCTATACGTGGACTGGCTCATCTTCCTCACGGGCGCCCGCCTCTCCTACGCCGTGGAGCACACCACCTTCCGCGATTCGCTGTGGATTTTCGGCGCCCATCCGAGGGCCCGAGAACTGGTGGCGGCCCGGTTGGCACAGGAAACCTCTCTCGTCTGGTTCGATGGCGGGATCCCCCCCCTCCCCCGGGAACTGGCCCTGCGCCTGAGAGTCCCCGAATCGCTCGTCGACGAGGTGGCGGACTCCCTGGTCAAAGCGGGTCTGATGATCCGCCACCGCCGGGGCGGCCTGTTGCCCGCCCGTCCTCCCGAGGAATTGACCCTGGCCGATCTGACCCTGGCCGTCCACGGCGTCTACAACCCCGGCGAGCCCGGTGCATGGAATCCCCCACGGGCCGACGGCTTCCAGACCCTGGACGCGTTTTTTCGGCAGTCGGATGCCCTGGGACTCGAGGTCCTGCGCCGCACCCGGTGGGTGGATCTCGCCATCCTGGTGCGTCCCGGGCTCGCGCCGCCGCACGCCCGCTCCACCCCTCCTGGCGTCCCCGCCCACGCGCTGAGGGATGGCGGAAATCCGTAACGTTTCTGGGAGGTTGGCCGCCCTCGCGGCCTTGCGCCCGGGATTCGATCTGCTATCGTTCCGGGATTCGACCACGGGCCACGCGCCCTGATGACGAGGGGTTACGCGGTTTGCGGGAGCATGCGATGCTCAAGTCCGATCTGATCAACGTCCTCGTCGCCAAGAAAGGCATGACGCAGAAGCAGGCCGAGGCCACGGTCGAGACGATCTTCGAGTCCATGAAGGACGCCCTTTGCCGCGGAGAGAACATCGAGATCCGCGGCCTGGGGGCCTTCCACGTGAAGAACTACCAGGGCTACCAGGGCCGCAACCCCAAGACGGGGCAGATCATCCCCGTGAAGCCCAAGCGGGGCCTGCTCTTCCGCACGGGCAAGGAGCTCAGGGATCGGGTCAACCGGCCGCCGCCCCAGACGCCCCAGTCGGACGTCTCCTTCGACCCCAAGCGGGGAAGCGGAAGCAGCTACTAGCCCGCCAGTGACAACCGCCCCAACGGGCGGATTTGCAGGCTCATGTCCAGCTCACCGTAGGTAAGAACCGCGACCTCGGGAAAGGCCCCCTCGCAGAGTTTGCGCAGGGTCCGCCTGACATCCGGCGCCGTGAGCAGCACGGTCTGCCCACCCGCGGCGATGCGCTTCACCCCCTCCAGGATTTCCGCGATGCGCTCGGGAGCCGGAGCCGGTCCCCGCGCTCCCGTGGAGCGCAGCGTCTCCTCGATCTCCGGATCCACCAGGTAGGCGAAGAGCGGCCCGGAGGGAGCGAACTTGTGACTCAGGTAGCGGGAGAGCGCCTGACGGCACCGCTCGGCCAGCGCCGAGGCATCCCCCTCGGTGGTAGGCGCCACCAGGGCCTCGAGGATGGCGCGAATGTTCCGGATGCTCACCTGCTCCTCCGCGAGCTTGCGCAGGACTTCCGTGAGCAACGGCAATGGGACCTTCTGGAGCGCCTCCTTGACCAGGGTGGGCGCCTGGGCTTCGAGCCCATCCAGCAGCCCCTGCACCTCCTGGATGCCCAGGAAGCCCGCCACACGCACCCGGAGGACGCTTCGCAGATGCTCGGCGATGAGTTCTCCGGCGCTTCGCACTGACACCTGGGCCATCTCCAGACGCGCACGCCCTTCCAAGGGAACCCGGCTGATGGGCCTGCCCGAGAACGGTTCCGCCGCCAGTTCCGCCTGAAGCTCCAGGAACGCCAGTTCCTCGGGCCGGGCCAGGGCATAGAGCATGGCCGGCACCACCTGTCCCATCCCCGCGGGAACCTCGTCGATCAGGAGCCGGTAGGTACCTGGAGGAAGGTAGGTGGCCTCCGTGCGGACCTGAATCCCTGGCACGCGTACGCCCAAGTCCTGGAAGAGCTCATCCCGAATCCGGTTGAGCACCTGGTGAACGAAAGCACTCCCCTGAGCCTGGGCCAGGGACGTGAGATCCGGCGCGAGTTCCACCGTCAGGGGTGTCACCCCCACGGGCGCCATCGTGCTCATGGGCGGAGCACCCGGCCCCGCGTTCGGCGCCACCCGCGCACTGGCGTCGTCGGATTGGACGGCGTCAGGGGGAGCCTCCACGGGAAGTTCCTTCATGCGCCGGAGGCCATAGGCGAGCCCACCCAGGGCCGCGGCCAATCCGAGGAATGTCAAATGAGGCATCCCCGGCATCACGGCGAGCGCCACACAGAGCGCGGCCACCACCCAGAGCGCCCGGGCGTCACCAAAAATCTGTGAGCCGATGTCCGAGCCGAGGGAGTCCTCCTCCTTCTCCGAGGCCACGCGCGTGACCACGAGTCCCGCGGCGACCGCGATGCACAAGGAGGGAATCTGCGACACCAGTCCATCGCCCATGGCGATGAGCGCATAGGTGGAGGCCGCCTCGGTCAACGTCATCCCGTTCTGAAGGACGCCAATACAACTGCCTCCGAGGAGGTTCACCGCGACGATGACCAGACCCGCGATAACGTCTCCCTTCACGAACTTCATCGCGCCGTCCATCGCACCGAACATCTGGGATTCGCGCTCCAGATCGCGTCGCCGGCGGCGGGCACGTGCCTGGTCAATCGCTCCCGCGCGCAGATCCGCGTCGATGGACATCTGCTTGCCGGGCATCGCGTCCAGGGTGAAGCGCGCGGAGACCTCGGCCACCCGCTCCGCCCCCTTGGCCACCACGAGGAACTGCACCAGGGTGAGAATGGCGAAGATGACCGCGCCCACGACGTAGTCACCCCGGACCACGAATTCGCCAAACGCCTGGATGATTTCTCCCGCATGTCCCTCCGCCAGGGCCAATCGCGTGGAGGACACATTGAGCGCGAGCCGAAAGAGCGTGGTGAACAAGAGCAGCGTTGGAAAGGACGTCACCTTCAACGCATCCCGGGCATAGAGCGCCGCGACCAGCAAGGAGACCGCCGCCACCAGATTGAGTGCCAGTCCCAGATCCAACAGCCAGGGAGGCAAGGGAATGATGAGCGCCCCGAGTACCGCGACCATCGCCGCGGCGAGAACCCCCTCCGAGGACTCGCGAGCCCGGAGCAGCATCTTCATCAAGCGGTTCATGACTTCTTCCTTCATGGATGCACGTCCACGTCTACGATTCCCGGGCAACCCGGAGCACCGCCGCGGCCGCCTGGTACAACTCCTCGGGGATTTCCTCGCCGACGTCGTAATGGACAAGGCTGCGAGCCAACGGCACATCCCGAACCACTGGAACGCCGAGCCGTTCGGCCTCGCGTCGCAGTTCGAGCGCGTCCGCCTCCCGCCCCTTGCCGACCAGATAAGGTGCGTCACACTCATCCTGGTCATAGCGAAGCGCGACCGCGATGTGCGTGGGATTGACGACCACGACACTCGCCTTCTTCACGCCTCGCGCCGAGCCTCCCGCCGCCAGTTGACGATGGGCCGCCCGGCGCTGCCCCTTGTGGTGGGGATCCCCCTCGCTCTCCTTGTGCTCGCGCTTCACCTCCTCGCGCGTCATCATCAATTCCTTCATGTGCCTTCGGCGTGCGAGCACGTAATCCCCCACGCCCAGCACCACGAGGACCCAGGCGAGCCTCCGCGCGAGCGAA from Melittangium boletus DSM 14713 includes the following:
- a CDS encoding HU family DNA-binding protein; this encodes MLKSDLINVLVAKKGMTQKQAEATVETIFESMKDALCRGENIEIRGLGAFHVKNYQGYQGRNPKTGQIIPVKPKRGLLFRTGKELRDRVNRPPPQTPQSDVSFDPKRGSGSSY
- a CDS encoding flagellar biosynthesis protein FlhA, coding for MNRLMKMLLRARESSEGVLAAAMVAVLGALIIPLPPWLLDLGLALNLVAAVSLLVAALYARDALKVTSFPTLLLFTTLFRLALNVSSTRLALAEGHAGEIIQAFGEFVVRGDYVVGAVIFAILTLVQFLVVAKGAERVAEVSARFTLDAMPGKQMSIDADLRAGAIDQARARRRRRDLERESQMFGAMDGAMKFVKGDVIAGLVIVAVNLLGGSCIGVLQNGMTLTEAASTYALIAMGDGLVSQIPSLCIAVAAGLVVTRVASEKEEDSLGSDIGSQIFGDARALWVVAALCVALAVMPGMPHLTFLGLAAALGGLAYGLRRMKELPVEAPPDAVQSDDASARVAPNAGPGAPPMSTMAPVGVTPLTVELAPDLTSLAQAQGSAFVHQVLNRIRDELFQDLGVRVPGIQVRTEATYLPPGTYRLLIDEVPAGMGQVVPAMLYALARPEELAFLELQAELAAEPFSGRPISRVPLEGRARLEMAQVSVRSAGELIAEHLRSVLRVRVAGFLGIQEVQGLLDGLEAQAPTLVKEALQKVPLPLLTEVLRKLAEEQVSIRNIRAILEALVAPTTEGDASALAERCRQALSRYLSHKFAPSGPLFAYLVDPEIEETLRSTGARGPAPAPERIAEILEGVKRIAAGGQTVLLTAPDVRRTLRKLCEGAFPEVAVLTYGELDMSLQIRPLGRLSLAG